The window TCCAGTAATCACCGAGGAACTGGCCCAGGTCGTGGGCGGCCCGGTCGTGGTCGCCGAGTATGCCTTGCCCGGTAGTGGTGAGTTAGCGCACGCGGCTGTCACCGCCCTTGACCAGCGGGGAGCGGTTTTGCTGGCCAACCACGGTTTGGTTGGGGTCGGGCGCAGGGTTGATGAGGCTCTGACGGTGTGCCAGGTGGTGGAGAAGGCAGCTCAGATCTTGTTGTTGGCGCAGGGGTTAGGGAGGCCCTGTGTGCTGGCTGAGGCTGATGTTGTCCGTCTCCATGACTATTTTCAGCACCGCTACGGACAGAGGTGAAGCCATTAACAGGTAAGAAGGGAAATAGATGATGAAGCTATTGATCAAAGGTTGTGCGATTATACCTATGACCGGCAAGGGCAACATAATACACAGGGGAGATCTGGCAATCGAGGGTAACCGGATTCTAGCGCTGGGCCCGGCAGGGGAGCTGGACCATAATGGTCAATTACCAGCAAATTGGCGCCCGGACCGGACCTTTGACGGCACCGGCAAGGTGGCTCTGCCTGGTTTAGTCAATACTCATACCCATGCAGCGATGACCTATTTTCGCGGTTATGCTGATGACCTGGAACTGATGCCCTGGCTGCAGGAAAAAATCTGGCCAGCGGAAGAACGGTTAACGGCTGAGGATATTTACTGGGGGGCACTGCTGGCCATAGTGGAGATGTTAAAATCTGGTACTACCTGTTTTGCGGACATGTACATGTTTATGGAGCAAGTGGCCCAGGCGGCAGAGGTTTCAGGCATTCGGGCTTCTCTAGCGCGGGGAATGATTGGACTTGGTCCTGATGCTGACCGGAAGCTGGACGAGGCCAGTGAGTTTGTGCAGGCGTGGGAAGGAAAAGTCGAAGGGAGGATTACCACTAAACTGGGACCGCATGCTCCCCACACCTGTCCGCCAGCCTTCCTGGAGAAGGTAATGGCGCGGGCCGATGAATTGGGAGTAGGTCTGCATATTCATCTGGCCGAAACCCGGACTGAGGTGGAAGATGTCCGGGCTACCTATGGTGAGACGCCAGTAAAACTGATGGAGAAAATTGGTCTGTTTAACCGCCCAGTTCTGGCTGCCCACTGTGTTCACCTGACTGATGAAGAAATAGAGATTCTGGTCCGAAATGCGGTGGGGATTGCCCATAACCCGGAGAGCAATATGAAACTGGCCAGTGGGGTAGCACCCATCGCCAAACTGCTCCGCGCCGGGGCGATTGTCGGGCTGGGTACGGATTCTGCTGCCAGCAACAATAATCTGGACCTTCTACAGGAGATGCGGTCCGCCTCCTTTTTGCAGAAGGTGACAACTCAGGATCCCACAACGCTTCCTGCTTACCAGGTGCTGGAGATGGCCACCTGTGGAGGGGCCCGGGCCCTTGGTCTGGAAAGAGATATCGGGTGTCTCGTTCCCGGATACAAGGCAGATTTGATTCTGGTGGACCTGGAAAAACCCCACCTCTATCCCTGCTATGACCTGACGGCCCAGTTGGTTTACTCAGCTCTGGCTTCTGATGTACATACGGTAATTGTTGATGGCAAAATCGTGGTTGAGAATGGCAAGGTATTATCCTTGGATGAACGGGAGATTATGCGAGAAGTCGCACGGCGAGCACCGCGGTTAGTTAATAGAAGGAACTGAAAGCAATGGTGGCAAAATCAGGAAAGACGGTCTAGGCCATGCAGGATTTTTTTTGCGAACGTAGAAATAAGCAGTATTCAATGGACCTGAATGCAGGGAAAGGAGTGTTTAAGTTGTATGACCATCTGAAGGAGAAAATCCGTAATATCCCTGATTTTCCGATCCCAGGCATTATGTTTAAGGATATTACCACCTTGCTCAAAGACGGTCAGGCTTTCAGTGAGGTGATCGAGGGCTTGGTGAACCGTTATCAGGACAAGGGGATTGATGTGGTAGTCGCTATCGAATCCAGAGGATACATATTCGGTGCTCCGCTGGCTGCGGCTCTAAAAGTGGGATTTGTGCCGGTACGTAAACTTGGCAAGCTGCCGGCTGAAACGATTAAGACTGAATATCAAACCGAATACAGCAAAGAGATTATTGAAATGCACCGCGATGCCATCCAGCCAGGCCAGAAGGTACTGGTTATTGATGACTTGGTGGCTACCGGTGGGTCGGCGGCAGCAGTGAAAGAGTTAGTGGAACAATTGGGTGGACAGGTGGTCGAGTTTGCTTTTGTGGTGGAATTGACCTTTTTAAACGGCCGGGAAAAACTGGCGGGTTATCCTGTCTTTTCCATGATTAATTTCTAGTTGGCAAAAAGTTAATTATCTGTCGAGGGATGTTCTGGAATACGGAGGTGTAAACGTGGAGAAACGTGCAGTAATCGGTGTTTTTGGTGGATCTGGTTTTTATCACCTGGCCGGTACGGAAGAAATCAAGGTAGATACCCCATTTGGCGCGCCCAGTGACAAAATTACCCTGGCGAAGATCGGCAATAAGCGGGTGGCGTTTTTACCCCGACATGGTAAAGAACACCAGTTGCCTCCACACATGATCAACTATCGGGCCAACCTGTGGGCAATGAAAGAACTGGGTGTAACCAGGGTGATCGGACCGTGTGCGGCTGGCAGTTTGCAGGCCCATGTGAAGCCGGGTGATTTTGTAATCTGTGACCAGTTTGTGGACCGAACAAGGGGACGCAAGGACACTTTTTATGATGGGCCAATCACCACCCATATATCAACTGCCGATCCCTACTGCCCAGAAATGCGGGCTTTAGCCATTGAAAAAGCCAGAAAGCTTGGGATAACAGTTCATGATAAGGGGACGGTTGTGGTTATTCAAGGACCGCG is drawn from Bacillota bacterium and contains these coding sequences:
- a CDS encoding amidohydrolase, which translates into the protein MKLLIKGCAIIPMTGKGNIIHRGDLAIEGNRILALGPAGELDHNGQLPANWRPDRTFDGTGKVALPGLVNTHTHAAMTYFRGYADDLELMPWLQEKIWPAEERLTAEDIYWGALLAIVEMLKSGTTCFADMYMFMEQVAQAAEVSGIRASLARGMIGLGPDADRKLDEASEFVQAWEGKVEGRITTKLGPHAPHTCPPAFLEKVMARADELGVGLHIHLAETRTEVEDVRATYGETPVKLMEKIGLFNRPVLAAHCVHLTDEEIEILVRNAVGIAHNPESNMKLASGVAPIAKLLRAGAIVGLGTDSAASNNNLDLLQEMRSASFLQKVTTQDPTTLPAYQVLEMATCGGARALGLERDIGCLVPGYKADLILVDLEKPHLYPCYDLTAQLVYSALASDVHTVIVDGKIVVENGKVLSLDEREIMREVARRAPRLVNRRN
- a CDS encoding S-methyl-5'-thioadenosine phosphorylase produces the protein MEKRAVIGVFGGSGFYHLAGTEEIKVDTPFGAPSDKITLAKIGNKRVAFLPRHGKEHQLPPHMINYRANLWAMKELGVTRVIGPCAAGSLQAHVKPGDFVICDQFVDRTRGRKDTFYDGPITTHISTADPYCPEMRALAIEKARKLGITVHDKGTVVVIQGPRFSTRAESKWFANQGWEVINMTQYPECVLARELGMCYVNISLITDYDVGLEGHPDILPVTHEQVIEVFKKNNDKLRDLLYELIEAIPDEPACGCYKHLLAGRLG
- a CDS encoding adenine phosphoribosyltransferase, with amino-acid sequence MDLNAGKGVFKLYDHLKEKIRNIPDFPIPGIMFKDITTLLKDGQAFSEVIEGLVNRYQDKGIDVVVAIESRGYIFGAPLAAALKVGFVPVRKLGKLPAETIKTEYQTEYSKEIIEMHRDAIQPGQKVLVIDDLVATGGSAAAVKELVEQLGGQVVEFAFVVELTFLNGREKLAGYPVFSMINF